The Hoplias malabaricus isolate fHopMal1 chromosome 9, fHopMal1.hap1, whole genome shotgun sequence genome contains a region encoding:
- the ipp gene encoding actin-binding protein IPP — protein MTSAFSKACSSSFGAVPGGSDLAAVKVSGTADGGMFTSELHPRLLLSHINRLRVRAEFCDVRLQVGERVFHVHRLVLAASGPYFSALFSGGMSEAREDQVHITGVHPDIFENLLDFIYTGSISVSVENVQELMMAADMLQLSEVVSICGEFLRAHTDPSNCIGIFQFLEQIGCVDLMEFTENYIHVHFLEVCVSEEFRGLSKDQLVRLLRSEELRIEDEYQVFTAAMDWVLHDISLRKKHVVEVLEPVRFPLLSPQRLYKYIEGVSDFSLRVALQTLLKEYTEVSKSPKETKTLSFIQPTKTRPRRKARKYLYAIGGYTRLQGGRWSDSRALSCVERFDSFSQFWTTVSSLHQARSGVGVATLEGMIYVVGGEKDSMIFDCTERYDPVTKQWAAVSSLNFPRCGVGVCPCHGALYALGGWVGSEIGKTMERYDPEENRWEVIGNMPVPRYYFGCCELQGLIYVIGGISDEGVELRSAEVYDPISRRWTSLPVMATRRAYVGVASINNCIYAVGGWNEELGSLDTVEKFCPEEERWVEVCPMAQARAGVSVAAVNGLLYAVGGRASSRDFSAPVTVDSVEIYDPHLDTWTEIGNMITSRCDGGVAVL, from the exons ATGACCTCCGCCTTCTCCAAAG CCTGCAGCTCGTCCTTCGGCGCAGTGCCGGGAGGAAGTGACCTCGCTGCAGTGAAGGTGTCTGGGACGGCGGATGGAGGCATGTTTACCTCGGAGCTCCACCCTCGGCTGCTGCTGTCCCACATTAACCGTCTGCGTGTGAGGGCGGAGTTCTGTGATGTGAGACTGCAGGTGGGTGAGCGCGTGTTCCATGTCCACCGCCTGGTGCTGGCGGCGAGTGGACCCTACTTCAGCGCCCTGTTCTCCGGAGGCATGAGTGAGGCCCGGGAGGACCAGGTccacatcaccggggtccacCCAGACATCTTCGAGAACCTGCTCGACTTCATCTACACAG GTTCCATATCCGTGAGCGTGGAGAACGTCCAGGAGCTGATGATGGCGGCGGACATGCTGCAGTTGTCCGAGGTGGTGTCCATCTGCGGCGAGTTCCTGCGCGCTCACACAGATCCGTCCAACTGCATCGGCATCTTTCAGTTCCTGGAGCAGATCGGCTGCGTCGACCTGATGGAGTTCACAGAGAACTACATACACGTCCACTTCCTGGAG gtgtgtgtgtcggaGGAGTTCAGGGGTCTCTCTAAGGACCAGCTGGTGCGTTTGTTGCGGAGTGAGGAGCTGCGGATCGAAGACGAGTATCAGGTTTTCACGGCAGCGATGGACTGGGTTCTTCATGACATTTCTCTCAGAAAGAAACACGTGGTGGAGGTTTTAGAACCCGTTCGGTTCCCTCTGCTCTCGCCTCAGAGACTCTACAAATACATCGAGG GTGTTTCAGACTTCAGCCTGAGGGTGGCGCTGCAGACTCTGCTGAAGGAGTACACCGAGGTCAGCAAGAGCCCCAAAGAAACTAAAACTCTGAGCTTCATCCAGCCCACGAAAACACGGCCGCGGAGGAAAGCACGCAAATACCTCTACGCCATCg GAGGATACACTCGTTTACAGGGCGGGAGATGGAGTGATAGTCGAGCTCTGAGCTGCGTGGAGCGGTTTGATTCCTTCAGTCAGTTCTGGACCACGGTGTCCTCCCTGCACCAGGCCCGGAGCGGAGTGGGCGTGGCCACGCTCGAGGGCATGATCTACGTAGTGGGAG GAGAAAAGGACTCGATGATCTTCGACTGTACGGAGCGTTACGACCCCGTCACTAAACAGTGGGCAGCCGTTTCCTCCCTCAACTTTCCCCGCTGTGGAGTCGGGGTGTGTCCCTGCCACGGAGCTCTCTACGCactag GTGGATGGGTGGGGTCTGAGATCGGGAAGACCATGGAGCGCTACGACCCGGAGGAGAATCGGTGGGAGGTGATTGGGAACATGCCGGTGCCCAGGTACTACTTCGGCTGCTGTGAACTACAAG gtttGATCTACGTGATTGGAGGGATCAGTGATGAGGGGGTGGAGCTCCGCTCTGCGGAGGTGTATGACCCTATCTCTCGCCGGTGGACCTCTCTGCCCGTGATGGCGACCCGCCGGGCGTATGTGGGCGTGGCCAGCATCAATAACTGCATCTACGCAGTGGGGGGGTGGAACGAGGAGCTGGGGTCTCTGGACACGGTGGAGAAGTTCTGTCCAGAGGAG GAGAGGTGGGTGGAGGTGTGTCCGATGGCTCAGGCCCGGGCGGGTGTTAGCGTAGCGGCGGTGAACGGCCTGCTGTATGCTGTCGGCGGCCGAGCGTCCAGTCGAGATTTCTCAGCTCCTGTCACCGTAGACTCGGTCGAAATCTACGACCCACATCTGGACACATGGACCGAGATCGGAAACATGATCACCAGCCGCTGCGACGGGGGCGTGGCCGTGCTGTGA
- the gjc2 gene encoding gap junction protein gamma 2, which produces MTTMSWSFLTRLLEEIHQHSTFVGKVWLTVLIIFRIVLTAVGGESIYSDEQTKFTCNTKQPGCENVCYDAFAPLSHVRFWVFQIIMISTPSVLYLGFAVHRIARASEKDQQRRRRQQQHSSRTHRSRWRAGHHPDQALDQEEEEDEDDDAEPMIYEDALEVQETKPEVEKGSGRDPTKHDGRRRIMQEGLMKIYILQLLSRAVFEVGFLAGQYLLYGFRVNPSFVCNKVPCPHRVDCFVSRPTEKTIFLLIMYVVSCLCLVLNLCEMFHLGIGAFRDVIRRRRSQGRPHPYGYPYSRNIPASPPGYNLVIKSEKPQIRMANSLLSHDPNLPGSGPEQHCTSPDENIPSDLASLHRHLRVAQEQLDMAFQTYNTKNPQTSRTSSPTSGATVAEQNRVNTAQEKQGARPKAGSEKAGMIVKNGKTSVWI; this is translated from the exons ATGACCACGATGAGCTGGAGCTTCCTGACGCGACTCCTGGAGGAGATCCACCAGCACTCCACCTTTGTGGGGAAGGTGTGGCTGACGGTGCTGATCATTTTCCGGATCGTGCTGACGGCCGTGGGAGGGGAGTCCATCTACTCAGACGAGCAGACCAAGTTCACCTGCAACACCAAGCAGCCCGGATGTGAGAACGTCTGCTACGATGCTTTCGCACCGCTCTCGCACGTCCGCTTCTGGGTGTTCCAGATCATTATGATCTCCACACCCAGCGTCCTGTACCTGGGCTTCGCCGTCCACAGGATCGCTCGAGCATCTGAGAAGGACCAGCAGCGCCGTAGACgccagcagcagcacagcagcAGGACCCACAGGTCCAGGTGGAGAGCAGGGCACCACCCCGACCAGGCCCTGgaccaggaggaggaggaggatgaggatgacgATGCAGAGCCCATGATATATGAGGACGCACTGGAG GTCCAGGAGACCAAGCCTGAGGTGGAGAAAGGTTCTGGGCGAGATCCCACCAAGCATGATGGGCGGCGCAGGATCATGCAGGAAGGTCTGATGAAGATCTACATCCTCCAGCTGCTGTCCAGAGCCGTGTTCGAGGTGGGTTTCCTCGCAGGTCAGTACCTGCTGTACGGGTTCCGGGTCAATCCCTCCTTCGTCTGTAACAAGGTGCCCTGCCCTCACCGAGTGGACTGCTTTGTGTCTCGACCCACGGAGAAGACCATCTTCCTGCTCATCATGTACGTGGtgagctgcttgtgtttggtgCTAAATTTGTGTGAGATGTTCCACCTGGGAATCGGAGCCTTCCGGGACGTGATCAGAAGAAGACGGAGTCAGGGCAGACCCCATCCCTACGGATACCCGTATTCCAGGAATATTCCAGCCTCTCCGCCTGGGTACAACCTTGTTATCAAGTCCGAAAAGCCCCAGATCCGCATGGCCAACAGCCTGCTCTCCCACGACCCAAACCTGCCAGGATCCGGGCCGGAGCAGCACTGCACCAGTCCAGATGAGAACATCCCATCGGATCTGGCGAGCCTGCACAGACACCTGCGAGTTGCCCAGGAGCAGCTGGACATGGCTTTCCAAACGTACAACACCAAAAACCCTCAGACCTCCAGGACCAGCAGCCCAACGTCCGGAGCCACCGTGGCAGAGCAGAACCGGGTCAACACGGCCCAGGAAAAACAGGGAGCCCGGCCCAAAGCAGGCTCAGAGAAGGCAGGGATGATAGTGAAGAACGGAAAGACTTCTGTGTGGATTTAG